Proteins encoded together in one Planctomyces sp. SH-PL14 window:
- the glmS gene encoding glutamine--fructose-6-phosphate transaminase (isomerizing): MCGIVGYVGRKDVKRYLVEGLYRLEYRGYDSAGIAVREKNGISIRKKVGKVDQLAALVKQQPVQGTTGIGHTRWATHGEPCDTNSHPHIGGDGEVVLVHNGVIENYTLLRAQLQSLGYVFRTATDTEAVAHLVAHHLSEQIKLGDDAADTKTCVKAVELTLKKLKGTYGLAILFRDHPDMIVVARNGSPLVLGVGKGENFIASDASPLVGYTDEVVYLSDNELAVVTADNIEIVHRDTGAVAPSVQTLNQVAADTDLNGYAHYMLKEIYEQPQTLENALRGRLDDDEATAKFGGLNLSAQELRRIDRIVLTACGTSWHAGLVGEYLIEEFARVPVEVEYASELRYRNPPLSDRTMVFAITQSGETADTLAAMRECKRKGLPTLAICNVVGSTIAREAAGGVYLHAGPEIGVASTKAFTSQVATLSLLALFFGRMRNLSYQAGQRMISRLREMPEKVAETLRCHDAVKDIAERYAHMENFLYLGRLYNFPVALEGALKLKEISYIHAEGYPAAEMKHGPIALIDENTPSVFVVPHSNIYPKVISNIEEVKARRGPVIAIACEGDDRIAELVDDVIFVPPVEDYLQPIVTAIPLQLLAYHIALLRGCNVDRPRNLAKSVTVE; the protein is encoded by the coding sequence ATGTGCGGTATCGTTGGTTACGTCGGACGTAAAGACGTCAAACGCTATCTGGTCGAAGGCCTCTATCGACTGGAATACCGCGGCTATGACAGCGCCGGAATCGCCGTTCGGGAGAAGAACGGGATCAGCATCCGGAAAAAGGTCGGGAAGGTCGACCAGCTCGCCGCGCTCGTGAAGCAGCAGCCTGTCCAGGGAACCACCGGGATCGGCCACACCCGCTGGGCGACCCACGGGGAGCCGTGCGATACGAACTCCCACCCCCACATCGGCGGCGACGGTGAAGTCGTCCTTGTCCACAACGGGGTCATCGAGAACTACACCCTCCTGCGGGCCCAGCTCCAGTCGCTCGGCTACGTCTTCCGGACCGCCACCGACACCGAAGCGGTCGCGCATCTGGTGGCCCATCACCTCAGCGAACAGATCAAGCTGGGGGACGACGCAGCCGACACCAAGACCTGCGTGAAGGCGGTCGAGCTGACGCTCAAGAAGCTCAAGGGGACCTACGGACTGGCGATCCTGTTCCGCGACCATCCGGACATGATCGTCGTCGCCCGCAACGGCTCCCCGCTCGTGCTCGGCGTCGGGAAGGGTGAGAACTTCATCGCCAGCGACGCCAGCCCGCTCGTCGGCTACACGGATGAAGTCGTTTACCTGTCGGACAACGAGCTGGCGGTCGTCACGGCGGACAACATCGAGATCGTCCATCGCGACACGGGTGCGGTGGCCCCTTCGGTTCAGACGCTCAATCAGGTGGCGGCGGACACGGACCTGAACGGTTACGCCCACTACATGCTCAAGGAGATCTACGAGCAGCCGCAGACCCTTGAGAACGCCCTCCGCGGCCGTCTCGACGACGACGAGGCGACCGCCAAGTTCGGCGGTCTCAACCTCTCGGCCCAGGAACTCCGCCGGATCGACCGGATCGTCCTCACCGCCTGCGGGACGAGCTGGCACGCCGGGCTCGTCGGCGAGTACCTGATCGAAGAGTTCGCCCGCGTTCCCGTCGAAGTCGAGTACGCCAGCGAGCTCCGTTACCGGAATCCGCCGCTCTCCGACCGGACGATGGTCTTTGCCATCACGCAGAGCGGTGAGACCGCCGACACGCTCGCCGCGATGCGGGAGTGCAAGCGGAAGGGACTTCCGACGCTGGCGATCTGCAACGTGGTCGGCTCGACGATCGCCCGCGAGGCGGCCGGCGGGGTCTATCTGCACGCCGGTCCCGAGATCGGCGTCGCCTCGACGAAGGCCTTTACCTCGCAGGTCGCGACTCTCTCGCTCCTGGCGCTGTTCTTCGGCCGGATGCGGAACCTTTCGTATCAGGCGGGCCAGCGGATGATCTCCCGGTTGCGGGAGATGCCCGAAAAGGTCGCCGAGACGCTCCGCTGCCACGATGCCGTGAAGGACATCGCCGAGCGGTACGCCCACATGGAGAATTTCCTTTACCTGGGCCGGCTCTACAACTTCCCGGTCGCTCTCGAAGGGGCCCTGAAGCTCAAGGAAATCAGCTACATCCACGCTGAAGGGTATCCCGCGGCGGAGATGAAGCATGGGCCGATTGCCCTGATCGACGAGAACACGCCGAGCGTGTTTGTCGTCCCGCACTCGAACATCTACCCCAAGGTCATCAGCAACATCGAAGAAGTGAAGGCCCGCAGGGGTCCGGTGATTGCGATCGCCTGCGAAGGGGACGACCGGATCGCGGAGCTCGTCGACGACGTGATCTTCGTCCCGCCGGTCGAGGATTATCTTCAGCCGATCGTTACGGCGATTCCGCTGCAGCTGCTGGCGTACCACATTGCTCTGCTGCGGGGCTGCAATGTGGACCGTCCGCGGAACCTCGCCAAGAGTGTGACGGTCGAGTAG
- a CDS encoding reverse transcriptase family protein: MDEPEFRERVVLDALARTLLPLADDVSVAVRAARQLLGWKPERWFRTLVANVLAWPEMRAGQMTAGELAARLSGIPSLMEALDEGKGVVLDLSAIPRPRMRRSPVAGMGPIVRLETVGDCLDWLGLGLNELDWLTDPKGWLPAAGQSRLAHYHCQWIPKPAGGVRLIEAPKRRLKAIQRKIHEEILRHVPPHEAAHAYRPGRSMVTALTPHTGQETVWHLDLTSFFWSIGSGRVRRFFRRIGYPEGVAGVLTGLCTSRVAPGLLEPAPLSEREKQQLLARHLPQGAPTSPALSNLCAFRLDCRLSALSARYDVRYTRYADDLVFSCGPKLRRRLPGFRNTVLAILIDEGFQIRRRKTRVLRRGQRQQVGGLILNETLNVPRSEYDTLRAILHDCGRNGPVVANRDQHPSFREHLQGRVAWIAHVSPGRGRKLKEMFERIDWSGSEEPTGAG; this comes from the coding sequence TTGGACGAACCCGAGTTCCGCGAGCGAGTCGTCCTCGACGCCCTGGCCCGCACACTTCTGCCGCTGGCGGATGACGTCTCGGTGGCCGTCCGGGCGGCGCGGCAGCTTCTGGGCTGGAAGCCGGAGCGATGGTTCCGGACCCTGGTCGCGAACGTCCTGGCCTGGCCGGAGATGCGGGCCGGTCAGATGACGGCCGGTGAACTGGCCGCGAGGCTGAGCGGCATCCCTTCCCTGATGGAAGCCCTCGACGAGGGAAAGGGGGTCGTCCTCGATCTTTCGGCGATCCCGCGTCCCCGGATGCGCCGCAGCCCGGTCGCCGGCATGGGCCCCATCGTCCGGCTGGAGACGGTGGGGGACTGCCTGGACTGGCTCGGTCTGGGCCTCAATGAACTCGACTGGCTGACCGATCCGAAGGGGTGGCTTCCCGCCGCCGGCCAGTCCCGGCTGGCCCACTATCACTGCCAGTGGATCCCCAAGCCGGCCGGCGGCGTCCGGCTGATCGAGGCTCCCAAGCGGCGACTCAAGGCGATTCAGCGAAAGATTCATGAGGAGATCCTGCGTCACGTCCCTCCGCACGAGGCGGCCCATGCTTACCGCCCCGGCCGGTCGATGGTCACGGCCCTGACCCCGCACACCGGGCAGGAGACGGTCTGGCACCTCGACCTGACGAGCTTCTTCTGGTCGATCGGCTCGGGACGCGTGCGGCGGTTCTTCCGGCGGATCGGATACCCGGAAGGAGTCGCCGGAGTCCTGACCGGACTCTGCACCAGCCGCGTCGCCCCCGGACTGCTGGAACCGGCTCCCCTGTCGGAGCGGGAGAAGCAGCAGCTCCTGGCGCGGCATCTTCCGCAAGGGGCTCCGACCTCGCCGGCCCTCTCGAACCTGTGCGCCTTCCGGCTCGACTGCCGGCTCTCCGCCCTTTCGGCCCGCTACGACGTCCGCTACACGCGATACGCCGATGATCTCGTCTTCTCCTGCGGACCGAAGCTGCGAAGACGCCTCCCGGGCTTCCGCAACACGGTCCTGGCGATCCTGATCGACGAGGGCTTTCAGATCCGCCGCCGCAAGACCCGCGTCCTGCGCCGCGGCCAACGGCAGCAGGTGGGGGGACTGATCCTCAACGAGACGCTCAACGTCCCGCGGTCCGAGTACGACACGCTCCGGGCCATCCTGCACGATTGCGGGCGGAACGGCCCGGTCGTCGCGAACCGTGACCAACACCCGAGTTTTCGCGAGCACCTCCAGGGACGGGTCGCCTGGATCGCCCATGTCTCTCCCGGACGGGGCCGCAAGCTGAAGGAGATGTTCGAGCGGATCGACTGGTCCGGGTCCGAAGAGCCAACCGGCGCCGGGTGA